In the genome of Magnetococcus sp. PR-3, one region contains:
- a CDS encoding HypC/HybG/HupF family hydrogenase formation chaperone, which produces MCLGTPVKVVEDHDFIAVCEDRDGRLVEVNMMLTGSQVPGTWVVNYLGSAREVLEEADAKRILAAMDQLQAAVNGDPNANLDLFFDNP; this is translated from the coding sequence ATGTGCCTAGGTACACCGGTTAAGGTGGTGGAAGATCATGACTTCATCGCCGTGTGCGAAGATCGGGATGGTCGCTTGGTCGAGGTCAATATGATGCTGACAGGATCTCAAGTTCCGGGGACTTGGGTGGTTAATTACCTGGGGTCGGCCCGTGAGGTGCTTGAAGAGGCCGATGCCAAACGTATTCTGGCCGCCATGGATCAGTTACAAGCGGCTGTAAATGGTGACCCTAACGCCAATTTGGATCTGTTTTTTGATAACCCCTGA
- a CDS encoding HyaD/HybD family hydrogenase maturation endopeptidase, with amino-acid sequence MYSDNKEILVLGLGNILMQDEGVGVRAVEALECRYILPETVTLMDGGTTGTELLEPMRNVKQLLVADAINTGDPNGTLVRIADEQVPAFFQTKLSNHQLGLSDLLALLMLTDEQPDHVTIVGLVPHSLENQLGLTPEAEQGVEDMVEQLLVELKRLGVEPIKREKPLLGHWQHQADLEQMKCA; translated from the coding sequence ATGTATTCGGATAACAAAGAGATTTTGGTGCTGGGTCTGGGTAATATTCTCATGCAGGATGAAGGGGTTGGTGTTCGCGCTGTTGAAGCCCTGGAATGCCGTTATATTCTGCCTGAAACAGTGACCCTTATGGATGGTGGCACCACGGGTACTGAGCTGTTGGAACCTATGCGCAACGTCAAGCAGTTGTTGGTGGCGGATGCCATTAATACAGGGGACCCCAACGGTACTTTGGTACGTATTGCCGATGAACAGGTACCTGCTTTTTTTCAGACTAAGCTTTCCAACCACCAATTGGGGCTGTCAGATCTGCTGGCTTTGTTAATGCTGACGGATGAACAGCCAGATCATGTCACCATTGTTGGTTTGGTTCCCCACAGTTTGGAAAACCAACTGGGTCTGACACCAGAAGCTGAGCAGGGTGTTGAAGATATGGTTGAGCAACTGTTGGTTGAGCTTAAGCGACTTGGTGTTGAGCCGATAAAACGTGAAAAACCGTTGCTGGGCCATTGGCAGCATCAGGCAGATCTGGAGCAGATGAAATGTGCCTAG
- a CDS encoding nickel-dependent hydrogenase large subunit, with amino-acid sequence MATRITVDPITRIEGHLRIDVEVDEGRVTKAWSSGQMWRGIEKILVGRDPLEAWTYTQRFCGVCTTVHAITSVRAVENALGMEVPVNAQLIRNIIQTAHAIQDHIVHFYHLSAVDWVDVVSALKADPRKAAQLAESLSDWSLNGVHEMTAVQNRLKKFVESGQLGPFATGFWGHPEMKLPPEVNLMAVAHYLQALEVQNYCNKIVAILGGKSPHIQNVAVGGVSNSIGHDAPSVLNMERLMFVKGFIDKLEKFIHSVYMVDVPAVGAFYLDWTKVGGGVTNYLSVPDCPQDSKGTIFDLPGGYIKGGDLSTFKPIKTHGDKYFQDGVAESSKHAWYHGDNTLHPWDGETEPNYNDFNDDGQYSWIKAPTFYGERAEVGPLANVLVSVAAGHEPAKKHLNTAINTLKTVGKLKEVPLEALNSTIGRHAARAVRCAVMMDTLKDQWHALVNNIGTGDLDTFNAPVFPKGEVRGFGFHEAPRGALSHWVVIEKKKIKNYQAVVPSTWNAGPRAENGDPGPYEMSLLNNPVADPEKPLEVLRTVHSFDPCIACAIHMVDTEQKEIVKVKAL; translated from the coding sequence CAGATGTGGCGGGGTATTGAAAAAATTCTTGTGGGCCGTGACCCTTTAGAGGCTTGGACCTACACCCAACGCTTCTGTGGCGTATGCACCACGGTTCATGCGATTACCTCTGTGCGTGCTGTTGAGAATGCGTTGGGCATGGAAGTTCCGGTCAATGCGCAATTGATTCGAAACATCATTCAGACCGCGCATGCGATTCAAGATCACATTGTTCACTTTTATCACCTCTCTGCGGTGGATTGGGTGGATGTGGTCTCAGCCCTGAAGGCGGACCCCCGTAAAGCAGCCCAGTTGGCTGAATCGCTCTCAGACTGGTCGCTAAACGGTGTGCATGAGATGACCGCGGTGCAAAATCGTCTGAAGAAGTTTGTCGAGAGTGGACAGCTTGGACCCTTTGCCACCGGTTTTTGGGGGCACCCAGAGATGAAGCTTCCACCGGAAGTGAACTTGATGGCCGTGGCGCACTATCTTCAAGCGCTGGAAGTACAGAATTACTGCAACAAGATTGTGGCTATTCTGGGTGGTAAAAGTCCGCATATTCAAAACGTGGCCGTGGGTGGTGTTTCCAACTCCATTGGTCATGATGCACCATCCGTACTGAATATGGAGCGCCTGATGTTCGTTAAGGGCTTCATCGATAAACTGGAGAAGTTTATCCACTCGGTTTATATGGTGGATGTGCCTGCCGTTGGTGCCTTCTATTTGGATTGGACCAAAGTTGGGGGTGGTGTGACCAACTATCTCTCCGTTCCTGACTGCCCTCAAGATAGCAAAGGTACCATCTTTGACCTGCCTGGCGGGTATATTAAGGGGGGGGATCTCTCAACCTTTAAACCCATTAAAACCCATGGTGATAAGTACTTCCAAGATGGTGTGGCGGAGAGCTCGAAGCATGCGTGGTACCACGGGGATAACACGCTTCATCCCTGGGATGGTGAAACAGAACCTAACTATAATGACTTCAATGATGACGGCCAGTACTCCTGGATTAAAGCGCCGACCTTCTATGGCGAGCGGGCAGAGGTTGGTCCGCTGGCCAATGTCTTGGTTAGTGTCGCAGCGGGCCACGAGCCAGCCAAAAAGCACCTAAATACCGCCATCAATACCTTGAAGACCGTGGGTAAGCTCAAAGAGGTACCTCTGGAGGCGCTCAATTCAACCATCGGTCGTCATGCTGCCCGCGCAGTACGGTGTGCGGTGATGATGGATACCCTTAAAGATCAGTGGCACGCCCTGGTTAACAATATTGGTACGGGTGATCTGGATACCTTCAATGCTCCGGTCTTTCCCAAAGGTGAAGTGCGTGGCTTTGGTTTTCATGAAGCTCCCCGTGGTGCTTTGTCTCACTGGGTGGTGATTGAGAAGAAAAAGATTAAGAACTATCAGGCGGTGGTGCCCTCCACTTGGAACGCAGGCCCGCGGGCAGAGAATGGGGACCCTGGCCCCTATGAAATGTCTCTGCTCAATAACCCTGTGGCAGATCCTGAAAAACCCCTTGAGGTACTGCGGACGGTCCACTCTTTTGATCCTTGTATTGCTTGTGCCATTCACATGGTGGATACAGAGCAAAAAGAGATCGTCAAGGTTAAAGCGCTTTAA
- a CDS encoding YkgJ family cysteine cluster protein — protein sequence MTSETPNMTPFDAPNNRAVEAGNLCKSCGLCCTGSFFSFVNVFVQEQARLTELGIPTYEQGKGEIVFDQPCPRLKESCCSIYDERPKKCQGYNCQLLKSIWMGDISTEEGAALIQQAKSRYLWLIDQARDLDPVHPAQINLRTFLYNFYRKQKKRPLNAKERDFVRSTFDYLCLIRRHFHESSLMGKYAIWLQRLAAIEEEKADEETVLNPQPNLQP from the coding sequence ATGACGTCAGAGACACCCAACATGACCCCGTTTGATGCCCCCAATAACCGGGCCGTTGAAGCGGGAAACCTCTGTAAAAGCTGTGGGCTCTGCTGCACCGGCAGTTTTTTCAGCTTCGTGAATGTTTTTGTTCAAGAACAAGCCCGCTTAACGGAACTGGGTATTCCCACCTATGAGCAAGGCAAAGGGGAGATTGTTTTTGATCAACCCTGCCCCAGACTTAAAGAGAGCTGCTGTAGCATCTATGATGAACGCCCCAAAAAATGCCAAGGCTACAACTGCCAACTGTTAAAAAGCATTTGGATGGGAGATATCTCAACAGAAGAAGGTGCTGCGCTTATTCAACAGGCCAAAAGCCGTTATCTCTGGCTAATTGATCAAGCCAGAGATTTAGACCCAGTCCACCCTGCTCAGATCAATCTGCGCACCTTCCTCTACAACTTCTATCGCAAGCAAAAAAAACGCCCCCTGAATGCCAAGGAGCGGGATTTTGTACGTAGTACCTTCGACTATTTATGCCTGATCCGTCGACATTTTCATGAGAGCAGCCTGATGGGCAAATATGCCATTTGGTTACAGCGATTGGCCGCCATAGAAGAGGAAAAAGCCGATGAAGAAACGGTGCTTAATCCGCAGCCAAACCTACAGCCATAA
- a CDS encoding adenylate/guanylate cyclase domain-containing protein gives MPKSCRLPTQHYTCRSFTLTITLATSFGMLVLVTFLAAVWPQLKAGWTNIYEQFNQEAMTVQSQLQYGMQNIVNNTRQQLLRLNNELEHRIYAGLDDPALHLIRGALLTHQEINELVYWPTAGKAYAVQRTADNLLVRFKPPPRPKTCGHNQQLLGEARIRHGLPGFDMWIKNQHGSCIQAFMTIAQLSELTAMMSDMFDGTVFILKGKEHVIAHPNLISPHPEQTVESPLVGLKRVGDMVLGSLWDEESHPLHLEDAANHGAFTRAVDIGDEHYIVIYGKVTGYGPEPWLMGAWVNASEMDAPFERMALATLSAIVTLIIAILAAVWLGRRIAQPIRRAASYTSALGDLEFTQAQKLPSSRITEVKDLANGYNGMLEGLRAFERYVPRKLVRNLIDFQGQQGEQNLDNLSDQRQLAVMFTDIAGFTSLSETLSAPEVATLLNDHFTLLGSHVENTGGTIDKYIGDALMAFWGAPDPMPESSTQACYAALAMRDAMQKDNLARQAAGKPTLQIRIGIHLGDVVVGNIGAPGRINYTIVGDTVNSCQRLESLGRHYATPEESTIILVSGQVAGCIGENFATKHVGEHAVKGRQEPLEVFQLLGLQDTAPKD, from the coding sequence ATGCCTAAGTCATGCCGCCTGCCTACTCAGCACTACACCTGCCGCTCGTTTACATTGACCATTACACTGGCCACAAGCTTTGGCATGTTGGTACTGGTTACTTTTCTTGCCGCTGTATGGCCACAGCTCAAGGCTGGCTGGACCAACATCTATGAACAGTTCAATCAGGAGGCCATGACGGTTCAATCTCAACTGCAGTACGGTATGCAGAACATTGTGAACAACACGCGGCAACAACTTCTGCGTCTTAACAATGAACTGGAACACCGTATTTACGCGGGGCTGGATGACCCTGCACTTCATCTTATTCGTGGCGCACTGTTGACCCATCAAGAGATTAATGAGCTGGTCTATTGGCCTACTGCCGGAAAGGCCTATGCGGTTCAACGTACCGCGGATAACCTTTTGGTCCGTTTTAAACCACCCCCCCGACCTAAAACCTGCGGCCACAACCAGCAATTACTCGGGGAGGCCCGCATACGCCACGGCCTACCAGGGTTTGATATGTGGATCAAAAATCAACATGGCAGTTGTATTCAGGCGTTCATGACCATTGCCCAACTGTCAGAACTAACCGCCATGATGAGCGATATGTTTGATGGCACGGTCTTTATTCTCAAAGGCAAAGAGCATGTTATTGCCCACCCTAACTTGATCTCACCCCACCCTGAGCAGACGGTTGAAAGCCCCTTAGTTGGTTTAAAACGGGTTGGGGATATGGTTTTGGGCAGTTTGTGGGATGAAGAGAGCCATCCACTACACCTGGAAGATGCCGCCAACCATGGAGCTTTTACCCGAGCTGTCGATATCGGCGATGAACACTACATTGTGATATACGGTAAAGTGACAGGTTACGGCCCTGAACCATGGTTGATGGGTGCTTGGGTTAATGCCTCTGAGATGGATGCCCCTTTTGAACGCATGGCTCTAGCCACACTTTCAGCCATCGTCACACTGATTATCGCCATCTTGGCCGCTGTTTGGCTGGGCCGCCGCATTGCTCAACCCATTCGCCGTGCTGCAAGCTACACCTCAGCTCTGGGAGATTTGGAATTTACCCAGGCACAAAAGCTGCCCAGCAGTCGTATTACCGAGGTTAAAGATCTGGCCAACGGCTACAACGGCATGCTCGAAGGCCTACGAGCCTTTGAACGGTATGTTCCACGCAAACTGGTGCGTAACCTTATTGATTTTCAAGGTCAACAAGGTGAGCAGAACCTAGATAATCTAAGTGATCAAAGGCAATTAGCCGTTATGTTTACCGACATAGCTGGCTTTACCAGCTTGTCAGAAACACTCTCCGCCCCAGAGGTTGCTACCCTGCTTAATGACCACTTCACCCTACTTGGCAGCCATGTCGAGAACACCGGTGGTACCATTGATAAGTATATTGGAGATGCCTTAATGGCTTTTTGGGGAGCGCCTGATCCCATGCCAGAGTCCTCCACCCAGGCCTGTTATGCCGCCTTAGCCATGCGGGATGCCATGCAAAAGGACAATCTTGCCCGACAGGCTGCAGGAAAACCGACCCTACAAATACGCATTGGCATTCATTTAGGCGATGTGGTTGTGGGAAATATTGGAGCCCCTGGCCGCATTAACTACACCATTGTTGGCGATACTGTTAACAGCTGCCAGCGCTTAGAATCCCTGGGGCGGCACTATGCAACCCCAGAAGAGAGCACCATTATTTTGGTTAGTGGACAGGTTGCAGGATGTATTGGAGAGAATTTTGCAACCAAACATGTTGGTGAACATGCCGTTAAAGGTCGCCAGGAACCCTTAGAGGTCTTCCAACTGCTGGGATTGCAGGACACAGCACCCAAAGATTGA
- the hybE gene encoding [NiFe]-hydrogenase assembly chaperone HybE — MDAQALMQQLEATFTAIEQNQMQGLPLLNPMLHVEAVGFQRWQEGWLGVVITPWLMNLMWLPDDRGALEEATLGDKQDYRFPERSYTMLVNEFEGVGRCWTFSVHSPMSEFPAHDTTVARAEAFLEVLLTERDVEEEEDEALDEARIQRILSTEDIRSLYEEEQAKVMEEAGLVSKEGSEACPASQEDAEPLSERVKQPVSRRDLLTGLRGEAVG; from the coding sequence ATGGATGCCCAGGCATTGATGCAACAACTGGAAGCTACCTTTACAGCCATTGAACAAAACCAGATGCAGGGATTGCCGTTATTGAATCCAATGTTGCATGTCGAAGCGGTGGGGTTTCAGCGCTGGCAAGAGGGGTGGTTAGGGGTGGTGATTACCCCTTGGTTAATGAATTTAATGTGGTTGCCGGATGACCGTGGTGCATTGGAAGAGGCCACGTTAGGGGATAAGCAGGATTATAGATTTCCTGAACGAAGCTATACCATGTTGGTTAACGAATTTGAGGGTGTTGGGCGCTGTTGGACGTTTTCAGTGCACTCCCCAATGTCTGAATTTCCAGCCCATGACACCACGGTGGCGCGGGCAGAGGCTTTTTTAGAGGTGCTGTTAACTGAACGTGATGTGGAAGAAGAGGAAGATGAGGCGTTGGATGAAGCGCGGATTCAGCGGATTTTAAGCACAGAAGATATCCGATCACTTTATGAAGAAGAGCAGGCCAAGGTGATGGAAGAGGCGGGTTTGGTGAGTAAAGAGGGGAGTGAGGCGTGTCCGGCCTCTCAAGAGGATGCAGAGCCGTTAAGTGAACGGGTTAAACAACCTGTTAGCCGTCGAGACCTACTAACGGGACTTCGGGGTGAGGCCGTAGGATGA